One Streptomyces sp. V4I8 genomic window carries:
- a CDS encoding undecaprenyl-diphosphate phosphatase, producing the protein MSWFESLILGLVQGLTEFLPVSSSAHLRLTAAFSGWEDPGAAFTAITQIGTEAAVLIYFRKDIGRIISAWTRSLTDKAMRQDHDAQMGWLVIVGSIPIGVLGLTLKDQIEGPFRDLRITATMLIVVGIIIGVADRLAARDESGGRHRAAKQRKSLQDLNVKDGLIFGLCQSAALIPGVSRSGATISGGLFMGYQREAAARYSFLLAIPAVLASGLFELKDAMESDHVSWGPTIFATVIAFATGYAVIAWFMKFISTKSFMPFVYYRVALGIVIIALVAAGVLSPHAAESAG; encoded by the coding sequence ATGTCTTGGTTTGAATCGCTCATCCTCGGACTCGTCCAGGGGCTGACCGAGTTCCTCCCCGTGTCCTCCAGCGCGCATCTGCGGCTGACCGCGGCGTTCTCGGGCTGGGAGGACCCCGGCGCGGCCTTCACCGCGATCACCCAGATCGGCACGGAGGCCGCGGTACTGATCTACTTCCGCAAGGACATCGGTCGGATCATCTCGGCGTGGACCCGGTCGCTGACCGACAAGGCGATGCGGCAGGACCACGACGCGCAGATGGGCTGGCTGGTGATCGTCGGCTCGATCCCGATCGGTGTGCTCGGTCTGACGCTCAAGGACCAGATCGAGGGACCGTTCCGCGATCTGCGGATCACGGCGACCATGCTGATCGTCGTCGGCATCATCATCGGCGTCGCCGACCGGCTGGCGGCACGCGACGAGTCGGGCGGGCGGCACCGCGCCGCCAAGCAGCGCAAGTCGCTCCAGGACCTGAACGTGAAGGACGGCCTGATCTTCGGCCTGTGCCAGTCCGCGGCGCTCATCCCCGGCGTCTCCCGTTCCGGCGCGACCATCAGCGGCGGCCTCTTCATGGGCTACCAGCGCGAGGCGGCGGCCCGCTACTCCTTCCTCCTCGCGATCCCGGCCGTCCTCGCCTCGGGCCTCTTCGAGCTCAAGGACGCGATGGAGAGCGACCACGTCTCCTGGGGACCGACGATCTTCGCGACGGTGATCGCCTTCGCGACCGGTTACGCGGTCATCGCATGGTTCATGAAGTTCATCTCGACCAAGAGCTTCATGCCGTTCGTCTACTACCGCGTCGCGCTCGGCATCGTCATCATCGCCCTGGTGGCAGCGGGCGTCCTCAGCCCGCACGCGGCGGAGTCCGCGGGCTGA
- a CDS encoding Gfo/Idh/MocA family protein: protein MATSETAPGTDQRPAPSPGAPLTGRRIRVAVIGTGAIARDSHLPALARLAEEGETQLVAAVDIAAESAEDFCATVTATAAAAATEAVGAGAGAGAGAGAAAGAPRAYTDLDVMLQEQRPDLVIVCTPPTLHRDQTVAALRAGAWVWCEKPPVPSLADFDAVEAEEGKEGGPYASIVFQHRFGSGTRHVRRLLDQQAMGRPLVAHCQTTWYRDTAYYTVPWRGRWQTEGGGPAMGHGIHQMDLLLDLLGPWSEVRAMAGRLVHDVETEDVSTALVRFANGAMATVVNSVLSPDEVSRIRIDCERATVELTHLYGHRNDNWRIRPARDVPDAEAAAWQDFGADMPSSHLEQLRELVASMRAGERPRSSGADGRTSLELVAALYKSAFTDATVRAGEIGPGDPFYSAMHGDAPGWAPVLLGERAASGEEAAA from the coding sequence ATGGCCACATCCGAGACCGCTCCCGGGACGGACCAGCGCCCCGCCCCTTCCCCCGGGGCCCCGCTGACCGGCCGCCGCATCCGGGTCGCCGTGATCGGTACCGGTGCCATCGCGCGCGACTCCCACCTGCCCGCGCTCGCCAGGCTCGCCGAGGAGGGCGAGACGCAACTCGTCGCCGCCGTGGACATCGCCGCGGAGTCGGCCGAGGACTTTTGCGCGACAGTGACGGCGACCGCGGCAGCGGCAGCGACTGAGGCTGTAGGGGCTGGGGCTGGGGCTGGGGCTGGGGCTGGGGCCGCGGCTGGGGCGCCCCGTGCCTACACCGATCTCGACGTGATGCTCCAGGAGCAGCGGCCCGACCTGGTCATCGTCTGCACGCCGCCCACCCTGCACCGCGACCAGACCGTGGCCGCGCTGCGTGCCGGTGCCTGGGTGTGGTGCGAGAAGCCGCCGGTGCCGAGTCTCGCGGACTTCGACGCCGTGGAGGCGGAGGAGGGCAAGGAGGGCGGCCCCTACGCCTCGATCGTCTTCCAGCACCGCTTCGGCTCGGGCACCCGGCACGTACGACGGCTGCTCGACCAGCAGGCCATGGGGCGCCCGCTCGTCGCGCACTGCCAGACCACCTGGTACCGGGACACCGCCTACTACACCGTGCCCTGGCGCGGCCGCTGGCAGACCGAGGGGGGCGGCCCCGCGATGGGGCACGGGATCCACCAGATGGATCTGCTGCTCGATCTGCTCGGACCGTGGAGCGAGGTGCGTGCCATGGCCGGCCGGCTGGTGCACGACGTCGAGACCGAGGACGTGTCGACGGCCCTCGTCCGCTTTGCGAACGGTGCGATGGCGACCGTCGTGAACAGCGTGCTGAGCCCCGACGAGGTCAGCCGCATCCGTATCGACTGCGAGCGTGCCACCGTCGAGCTCACCCACCTGTACGGGCACCGCAACGACAACTGGCGCATCAGGCCGGCCCGGGACGTCCCGGACGCCGAAGCCGCGGCCTGGCAGGACTTCGGCGCGGACATGCCCAGTTCGCATCTGGAGCAGCTGCGGGAACTGGTCGCGAGCATGCGCGCGGGGGAGCGCCCGCGCAGCAGCGGCGCGGACGGGCGGACGAGCCTGGAGCTGGTCGCCGCGCTGTACAAGTCGGCGTTCACGGACGCGACGGTACGGGCGGGTGAGATCGGCCCCGGCGATCCGTTCTACTCGGCGATGCACGGGGACGCGCCGGGCTGGGCGCCTGTCCTCCTGGGTGAGCGGGCCGCGTCGGGCGAGGAAGCCGCTGCGTGA